The Culex pipiens pallens isolate TS chromosome 2, TS_CPP_V2, whole genome shotgun sequence DNA window AtaaatcaatggaaatttaatccCTTTTTTAAGGTATATTTgcatttcgtcgccgtcgtgcaaatttgtcgcacgtgcatgTTGGGTCAAATTgggttaagaacgccattttgtgcagctcacaatacctcaccttttgaccttcacagatccccaaaattcgatttcaatcctgagatattcaaagtaatccgaaaaaaaaactcctggcATTATTGTCGCTTTTCATATTAAAGAAGTTTCAACCTTGTCGTGATATCTTGTCActcccaaaaaatgttttaagttcgacaactggccaaaggagtttcaggtcagaacgcgtttgacgcacgtataagttagactaccgtaaacatttgtaattataactcgggactccagcaaccaacttcaaccaaacttcgggacaatgcacagaatggtaaaccaaacaaaacgtgtttgttattgtttaaattgcgtgctttcgtttttgtttatttaagtcGAAATGGCGAGTgcaacaagatagcacgacgtaGGCGATTtgtaaatttcatgattttcaatctGGGTATTTTCGACAAATTTGAATGTTATGGTAATCAATTCTTGAAAAATATAggtaaaagtaaaaaagtaacgattttttttaatttaactttttataattaaattgttttgaaaatacatgttttctaaattttcgattttttgtatgttttttgaaaaatatcgaaaacctggacataaaacatgaaaaaccatttttgtgtgtgtgtgtgtgtgtgtgcaaccaaccaaacggaaccacgcggtcgcttcttacaaattgagttgtttccatgtattttttagatcttcattctatacatacaaataactcgcataggcatttggaaggtgttagctctgccgagctttggtgacccatttctacgctggctagccgagcgcgaggtccctcagcttttatcgacaagccccgccctgaagaacgtttgcaccaatcgggttcaaacgttatttagaacttccgaacccttgtcaaatggacaaggacccagcgcgtatatagtttgatagtaacagtattcctaattccaggcgtcgttcaccaagccgtgatggccttgtggttagcatttttgcttaccaatccaaaggacgggggttcgaaccccgactcgggcgactttgatttttcgttcatgttcagtgtttcaagattaatatttcctatactttctcgttgggagcagatgggaatcgaacccaggaccattcgcttagaaagcgaacaccgtaaccagtcagccacggccgctcctataaaacatgaaaaaccatttttaaagcaaaattgaaacgtcctttatttttttttaataaaaagtatacattttttttcgtttttgttttgcattCTAAAAATACGTCTCtgaaaaacaattatttattgaaaggcttagaaaatttcctacaattatCTCTCTGGAACTTTGGAAACAAGGCAATTAGTTTGTATTTCAGAaatcttcacaaaaaaatctaatcgatgaaaaagattttttgcaagtGTCACCTGTAATTTTCTACTGattatatctcggaaacgtttGGTCtgatttccaatgttaaaataaaaaactttttctttttttctgatcttttcaaaaaagtattccaaaaattgtataattttgtttaaattaagaaatttggcCACTTTTATTTTAAAGGTCCTCCAAAAGTAAAGCaagatttgaagttttaaaaattattataattattgctttaaaaatatatttttaatttttttgcaaccGTCACGCTTTATGAATGtctttttagtcccctaaaacatataaaaggaAAACTGTTtgggaaatttaacttttagtaattgatagttaaatttgaaaaaatctcattttttccgtgtacctattttttccgaaaagtcctaGCCATAATctacaattttgtcgaagacaataaatcaatcagaaaatccgttctaaATTAACAGAATTTTATACATTTGCATACCTATTTTGTATGAtcagcccccaaaattgtatggagacttgttagtttcgtctaaataaaaaaaaaatacaaagaaatgtCGATTTCCGAAATCATAGAGAACATATCAAACGAAAATTAACTTATACTGTATTTATGCTCAAATATGTATTGAAAAgggaaatgaataaaaaaattttagagtaaaaaaaaaaaaaataaaaaaattctactCTCCagatacatttttagaataattcgattagatttttgtttgggacatttgatgcaaaatggctataagaattttaacttacaacaaaaataaattgcacTCTAATCGtaggaaattcacaaattggTAAACATAAATTGCCATTGTGAacgtttttgaagcattttctaaaaacgttacttgacaaaataataataggggaacagcatctaattccagcgtgcctctaatgttggcaggtcagacctttgacattcaattaaagctaattaaaagcgttttcaactgaaatcagcAAGCATGTTTCTatgaaaagttttgcaaaatttgttgtttaaatagtgaaaatcagcaaattggatggagttaggagcgagagcttaacctgccaaagatacgagaatttcccctagttttgtgaaaattggaactaggggaaggtggggcaagacgaccatatggggcaagaggaacaatcgctcgtacggccgtaatttttacaattttgattatttccagtatgaggaattgttgctagcaatgcaattagctgattctactaccacataaccgccaaaacgacgtaaacgccacggagcataagatttaatgaagtttttttcaaaacctttgttttcttataatatttggaaagtacaaaataaggcattGGATTCGTTTTatggcaatttttttcaaaatgcaatttttcctagatcagtagtgtccctactaatgacttgcacctattacaaagtatgatttaacttttggttatttttgttgagagctttaaaaaaatcttgttcaggtggggcaagtgtaccatatagatttttagtatggaaaaaatacgaattgctgcaacaacatattttattgggaaaaaaatacttaaaagtacttaaaaactgataaataattgttaacaaaaaatttccaaacaaaatttagtgatatcatgaaaatttactatttatcatctcagtaataatttcttttttggaaaaacgataaaatatttagtaaaatattattttttaatctaaaaatgaaagaaacgtttcaaatacattgtaatctgatgtatctaagtgataacagttcaattgatAGCAAATtagcatgttgtttcatgcattgttcctcttgcccccaacgggttgttcgtcttgccccactagttgagtagaacgcatggaaaattaaaaattttaaaatcagttttttacagtcaaaaactggattttttaaaaacctgttctatcaaagtcttagtcaagacctggaataagatgattataaaaaaatccgacaaatttttcacgtttttaatgggttataacgagcatttccttagcttgttacacttgccccactttcccctaaccATCGATTCGCTCTGATTCACATCTTCGAGTAATTTTTCTGAACAACTAAAATCTCATTGGAAAATAATAACGCATTAAAATATCAttccaatttgatttttaatcgaCTCAGACCTCTAATTTCTCATTGACACCACTGCCATCTTTTGTTCGGTACCCGCAACTTCTGTGACGCTTGTGACGGTACCCCATAGCATTTTCGTCGATACTTTCCTATATGAACGTCGAtacaaaacgtaaacaaaacaaaacccgGCCTATTTGGACCACCATCGCTAATCATTTGAAGCGCGCGTAAAAATACTCAGACGACCATGTCCGCCGCCACCTTCACCGCACCGGAAACGGTCCTATCCCTGCTGGATCGCTTCGGAACGGGCTTCCGGGACAAAGGGGGCGATTTCTTCACCGAGGGCAACTTTTACCTGAAGAAGTTCGTGAAGTTGGGAGTCGTCAGCGACGTTAGCAAGTGTGACCCGGTGGAAAAGGATGAAATGTGAGTAAAAAGGGGGATGATTTGGTGGTTTTGTGCCTTTTTGagagaatctttttttttgttttggatagaAAAATTGTCTGCAACGTTCCGGATTGCCGGTACAGCTGCGCGTCCGTGCAGGACTACGAGTGCCACTACAACTCGCTGCACCGGTACTCCTGTGGGGAGTGCAAGAAGACGCTGCCGAATGCGCACCTGCTGGATCTGCATTTGTCTGAAAGCCACGATTCCTACTTTGCGGCTCAGGTGGCGGCTGGAAAGAGGCCGATGGTAACTATTTAATAGTTCTGAATTTTGCAActtgaataattaattttattttagtttgcatGCTTCCTGGAAGAATGTCCTCACAAGAGTAAAGAACCGGCCGAACGTCGAGATCACTGCATCCGGGAGCACAAGTTTCCGCACGACTTCCGGTTCGATAAGCAAGTTCACGCTCAGAAGAAGCAGCCGAAACAGCGGGCAGATTCGGGAGAAATGGAGGTAGAACCGGTTGTGGAGTCAAGCGTCGGGAAGAACacgaaaaacttcaattttggtCACTCGAAGACCAGATCGTTCAAAACGAAGAAAGGATCGGAAAAGACTGATATTCTGGAGAGCAATCGCATGGTTGTGGAATTGTTGGAAAGTCTTCCAAATTAGTAGGTTAAGTCGGATTGTGGAATAATTTattgttgaaataaataaataagttaaTTGAATTCTTTATAAATACTGTTTAAATGCTGCGTGTCGATCAAACAGCGGCTCAAGTCTCATTGTCAATTTCTTCCGCGCTGAACTCCTCGTTCAGATAATCCTCTCCCGGAAACTGCGTCGTAACGTTTCCCATCTGAATCCTCAAGCTGGTCATCTGTTCCTGCTCCTGGCTGACATCCTCCGGCGTAGTCACTTCCGCCACACTGGTTGTGGCCACCGTAGTAGTCGTCGAACTCGTCATCAACGGTGGCATAACCTCACAATTCTTGCCCCGGAACCCGGAAGGACACTCGCACCTAAAGTACCCATCATCCTTGATCAGCGACGTACATTTGCCCCCATTTTGGCACGTGTTCGGGTTCTGCTCGCAATAGGTCAACTTCTCATCGCACAACATTCCTCCCCAGCCCGGCTTGCAGTTGCATTCCCACGGGCGTCGACAATCCCCGTTGACGCAACCCGGATACGGATGACATTTGGAGCACTCCTGTCCCATCCATCCCATTCGGCAACGGCACTCTCCCGGCCGGCGACAATAACCGTGCTCGCGGTTGCAGTTGGGCGCGCAAATCGCTGAAAAATAATACAAGCTTCCGTCAACACAGTCCGCTAGCGATGTTTAAACTCGACGAAGGTTTGCGTCTCCGCTAAACACTTACGCGTTTGACAGAGAATTCCAGTCCATCCAGGTAGGCACTTGCACTCCAGTGGCTTCGAGCACGTTCCGTGCATACATCCGGGCAGAACCTGGCACTCGCGGCACGTCGGACCGGACCATCCGAGACGGCACCGGCACTCTCCGGGTTTCTCGCAATATCCGCGTGACGGGTGGCAATCCTCGCGGCACATTGCTAtaataaaatcaatgtttattcaCCAATTCTCACTAAAAATAGATTTCTACCCACGTTCCGAGCAGAAGATCCCGTCCCAGCCCTTGTGGCACACGCACTCGAACGAGACCTGGCAGCCGCCGTGTTGGCAACCCGGCAGCGGAATGCACCGGTTACAGTTGTCCCCGTAGAAGCCGAGCTTGCAGCGACACTCGCCGGGCCGTTTGCAGTAGCCGTTCAGCGGGTCGCAGCCCTTCTTGCAGATGGGGACGTCGCACAGGTCACCGGTCCACCCCGGAAGGCACTTGACGTCGCCGTTGTCGTCGCACACGTAGTGGGAGTACTCGTTCTGGGAGGAGGGGATTTCGCAGGCCTGGTGGGAGGAAAGGGAAAAATTTATATCGAACATAGAACATAGAAAACACTATCCACATATGCAACTATCCTACCCTTTGCATTTTGTGATAACTTTTTGAATTATTCGGCTGATTCTCATTTACTTTATTTAGGTATTCACAGCATCAGTGTCTTAGGAaatgttttaacaattttgtttaaatgtacagacatgcctcggtttagcaccgcatatgggggatgcaaaaccgaggcgtgcatatccgaggcacagagcttatgagattttggctatatgggagacattggctataatttttcacggcaaaaaaaatcgaaattacgcggcatgttagtttttgaaaccacggatttcacggcaatttcacggcACTCTAAAATctgctcaaaataaacataaaaattctttgttTAAGCATAATTATGTACAGAAAATTGTCTTAAAAAGTAAGCAGTAGTTCAAGATACAAATAAAACCACCTCACACATATTattcaatttccaaaaaattttggttgtttttttttaaattatgcagaATTTGCGTCAGCTAAATTATGATTCagctattttaattaaaatgagaTTTTCGAAATTGATTTTGCTAAAATATCTCTAAATCGAAGCAAAACCTAAAAGTAGAATCagcaaaataaatgtaaaatgaataaataaatatattttttgcattcaaacAAAGATCAGGCAAATTTCATTTGTAGcatttatttacatttattgataattccaaaaaaaatatgataccaTACAAAAtgcaaagtaaattttatttcaacctGTATTGTATTTTAAAccaattgaataaaaaacttcatttgtaATCAAATATAATTCTCTTctcttcaaaatataaaacagCTATTTTTTACTTTGTCTTTTACTGTAGTTTTCAATAACgttattttacattattttagaattttgcgaAATCAAGGAATTTTGttagaaattttcaatattgcaatgaacaatattttcaaaaaaaaaaatctaaatttggcttgcatttttcattaatttaggaatttgtaaaacgtatgaattaaaaaaaaaacagtgttttattgctctgaaaagtaatttttctaataactatttaaaatttcgtggaaTTTCACGGTATTCACTAAATTTCACGGTCAggagcaaatttcacggattacgcggcttccacgaaatcgcgaaaaatcactagacCTAGCTATAATCATATCAAAAATCacgtaaacataaaaaagtataatgttttggaatcgggatgatgtcaactatccattaaaattataatttcatgattttttttttacaaaaaatacgtattttaccTGTTTTttgataatgcatttttttttctctagagaaaccaaaaatatattgttattgcaatatgggtatcaaatgattggaattttttcatacatttcgaatgtttaatcatttttttaaacactcaacATCTTTGaaaacttcgtattttcgaaaaaaaaaaatactcaagatttcagtttttacaatataggcatcaaacgatcaggatttttttcataaatttagaatgtaataaaaacatttcttgaaagtacttaaaattttcacaaaactacgtattttagaaaaaatactcaaaatgtgtttttttacaatgtgaaatcaaacgatcgggattttttcatacatttcgaatacaatgataacaatttttgaaagaactcaaaattttcacaaaactacgcattttagaaaaaaaatactcaaaatttccgtttttacaatgtgggtatcaaacgatcgggattttttcatacatttcgaatgtaataacaacgaATAAAtagagaaacattgcattttcaaaacgcaggaaaaacatgtatttttgttgaaattttcatgaaattataattttaatggacatcatcccaattccaaaacactataatttatttatgtttgcatgattttttatgcgatcaaagtttttattttcatttatcttgtttagtttttgtttttttaatagtatTAGCCTAATACtattaaaaacatacaaaactAATCAATACTATTAGGGCTATTTATCAACATTCCAACCtctatatttttaatgtttttcgaatcactttttaaactttcacatttttttttgtttaattaaaattcaatcatAAGCTTATAAAAGTCTAAACAAATTGTGTCACTACATAATgtgaaacgtaaaaaaatacagCATATGTACTATTTaacatcaaacataaaaatcgTCTAAATGCGAGGTTGGGTTGTAAAGCGTAAATTTTGGATGATTTTAATATGCTTCGTTGCAAATGTTTCCATTTATTTTTGCAGTTTTGCAGCTACTCGTTTTGAAGTGCTTGGAATGAaacaaatttgttcaatttgtgaATTATaagtaacatgaaaaaataaaatatctaacaaatattgttcaatAGTATTGACTAAAACATGATTAGATGATAATCTACATACAATCCACTTATGTTCAAAACATAAGTCATGGTGGCATTGAAGCTTAATAAAGTCAAATTaacttataaacttctaaatatTTGCTTTCTAGaacaatagtttaaaaaatagaaatatttgaTAATGATAGCATTTGATTTAGCATTTGTATACATATTTAAAATCTCCATCGGAAAATCGAAGCTTGGGATAATAGAGGCTTCGAATAGTCGAGTCAGAactgttttaaatattaatattaagaataaataaaattggcttgtaataatgttctgtgttttgttgaaaattttcttttataGTTCAATCTAGAGAATAATTTGTTGaatattattaattaaaaataaataaagaaactGTGTTTAATTCATAACAGAACACTAGGAATCAACTTAATTGCTCAAAGTCAGGCTTGAAaaacaattcataacatcgGAAATCCCCAATTACAAACTTCCCCACCGATTTCGGTCTCGAACAGTCCGAAAAAATTGAATAACGCTTCATAATGTCAGCCAAACAAATGTTATGAAACAGTTTgtgaagcaaaaacaaaaaaatagtgataGTGAAATCGCACTCCCAGAATGGGTACGCGGCGGGCGTACGGGAGGGGTGGtaacataaaatttataattattcaGCGCACACTACGATGATCGCGATCACGAAAGAAAGCGCGACTGGACTGCTGCGTTCGACGGAACGTGCAATTTGATGTTGTTGTTAAGAAAGTGTTGATACAAATATTgttgttgcaaaaatatttgttgaagaTTAATGTGATGAATGTGATAATTGTTTAAAACAATTACCAACTTTTATCGAATTTGTACTGTTTACAAATAAGAAAGCAGAAGAACCGGTACGGACAGAGTTCAATAAACGAACGAAGGAGAGACCTAAATGGACATCAGTTAGAGGAGATCTAACAGTACATTTTGTATTTGTTTGCTCTCCATCCGAGTTGAAAGAGATTCTTGTCTCAGATGAGGCCCAATAATTGCACCGTCAGCCCTCATCTATCGTTTTACTAATATTTCAGAAGTTCACATTTTAAGTTTTGCCACGATATCATGCGAAAGTTGTTGATCATTTAAAGTGCGTTTAGACGATATTGAGAGCAAATATAAGATATGCTTCCATCCCAAGTCTGATTGCTGCTCCAGTTTAGTTCAGTTGCCAATGGATAATGGACAACTACATAACGGGTTCGTGccactgctgctgttgctgttccATATCACGGTTTGAGAGGCATTTAAGTCGTTCGTTTTGTGTCCATACCTTAAGTTGGGCGGAACGAATCCATGATGGACCAAAAACGGGGCTTTTGTGTTCTTGTTGGTATACCACTTATTTTGAGACCCTCACTTGAATCATAAATAATATTAAGAATATTAATATAatattatgttgaattttccaTCACAGATCATTGGATTTCAAAATATTCGATGTCACTTGACAGTGCACAGTTGCTTATCCGTTTgtgaatcaaatttaaataaattttgcacacaaAGTTTCTCCTCATTTTGGACATCGCAGCAGGCGGCGTCGCTGCATCTAGCTCTAGTTTTCAAAAGAGGGCATGACACTTGCCAAAGGTGAAAAACCATTGCAGAAAATTGCACACAACCGCTGCTAAAACTTTCCCATTCCCACCTGTTTCTTCCACTTGGGCACGTAGCGGACGGCATCCGTCGGGGCCGGGAACCAGCTCAGCAGGCCGCATCCGATGCCAACCGTGGCCACCACGATGATCTGATAGTAGCAGTTATTGCTCATGATTGGCACTTTTGTAAATCACAAATCGTGGGAAACTGCCGTTCCCAAACTCCTCGGTAAACACCTCTAGCGGACCACCTTCTTGGGAGATCACCACACCAAAAGGAGAAGACACGTTTGACGCGGACGGAATCTGGAACGAGACTGAACCTAAGACTAGAGGCCGACTCGACTCATCGCGGCAACTCTTCAAATTTCACTTATGACTCTTTCTCCGCGGTTTGCGTCGTCGGATGCGTTTCCTTTGGCGCGACGCCGTGCACCAACCAAAGGTGGAGAAAGAGCGTAAGAGATGACCACGTGGCCGTAGAGTGGAGTAAactaactaaaaactaaaaactaaaaactaaaaactaaaaactaaaaactaaaaactaaaaactaaaaactaaaaactaaaaactaaaaactaaaaactaaaaactaaaaactaaaaactaaaaactaaaaactaaaaactaaaaactaaaaactaaaaactaaaaactaaaaactaaaaactaaaaactaaaaactaaaaactaaaaactaaaaacaaaaaactaaaaactaaaaactaaaaactaaaaactaaaaactaaaaactaaaaactaaaaactaaaaactaaaaactaaaaactaaaaactaaaaactaaaaactaaaaactaaaaactaaaaactaaaaactaaaaactaaaaactaaaaactaaaaactaaaaactaaaaactaaaaactaaaaactaaaaactaaaaactaaaaactaaaaactaaaaactaaaaactaaaaactaaaaactgaaaactaaaaactaaaaactaaaaactaaaaactaaaaactaaaaactaaaaactaaaaactaaaaactaaaaactaaaaactaaaaacttaaaacttaaaacttaaaacttaaaacttaaaacttaaaacttaaaacttaaaacttaaaacttaaaacttaaaacttaaaacttaaaacttaaaacttaaaacttaaaacttaaaacttaaaacttaaaacttaaaacttaaaacttaaaacttaaaacttaaaacttaaaacttaaaacttaaaacttaaaaacttaaaacttaaaacttaaaacttaaaacttaaaacttaaaacttaaaacttaaaacttaaaactaaaaacttaaaacttaaaacttaaaacttaaaacttaaaacttaaaacttaaaacttaaaacttaaaacttaaaacttaaaacttaaaacttaaaacttaaaacttaaaacttaaaacttaaaacttaaaacttaaaacttaaaacttaaaacttaaaacttaaaacttaaaacttaaaacttaaaacttaaaacttaaaacttaaaacttaaaacttaaaacttaaaacttaaaacttaaaacttaaaacttaaaacttaaaacttaaaacttaaaacttaaaacttaaaacttaaaacttaaaacttaaaacttaaaacttaaaacttaaaacttaaaacttaaaacttaaaacttaaaacttaaaacttaaaacttaaaacttaaaacttaaaacttaaaacttaaaacttaaaacttaaaacttaaaaacttaaaacttaaaacttaaaacttaaaacttaaaacttaaaacttaaaacttaaaacttaaaacttaaaacttaaaacttaaaacttaaaacttaaaacttaaaacttaaaacttaaaacttaaaacttaaaacttaaaacttaaaacttaaaacttaaaacttaaaacttaaaacttaaaacttaaaacttaaaacttaaaacttaaaacttaaaacttaaaactagttAGTTATaaaaaagcaagcaaaaagcaaaaagcaaaaagcaaaaagcaaaaagcaaaaagcaaaaagcaaaaagcaaaaagcaaaaagcaaaaagcaaaaagcaaaaagcaaaaagcaaaaagcaaaaagcaaaaagcaaaaagcaaaaagcaaaaagcaaaaagcaaaaagcaaaaagcaaaaagcaaaaagcaaaaagcaaaaagcaaaaagcaaaaagcaaaaagcaaaaagcaaaaagcaaaaaagcaaaaagcaaaaagcaaaaagcaaaaagcaaaaagcaaaaagcaa harbors:
- the LOC120418595 gene encoding protein lethal(2)k10201 — translated: MSAATFTAPETVLSLLDRFGTGFRDKGGDFFTEGNFYLKKFVKLGVVSDVSKCDPVEKDEIKIVCNVPDCRYSCASVQDYECHYNSLHRYSCGECKKTLPNAHLLDLHLSESHDSYFAAQVAAGKRPMFACFLEECPHKSKEPAERRDHCIREHKFPHDFRFDKQVHAQKKQPKQRADSGEMEVEPVVESSVGKNTKNFNFGHSKTRSFKTKKGSEKTDILESNRMVVELLESLPN
- the LOC120418594 gene encoding delta-like protein 1, whose translation is MSNNCYYQIIVVATVGIGCGLLSWFPAPTDAVRYVPKWKKQACEIPSSQNEYSHYVCDDNGDVKCLPGWTGDLCDVPICKKGCDPLNGYCKRPGECRCKLGFYGDNCNRCIPLPGCQHGGCQVSFECVCHKGWDGIFCSEPMCREDCHPSRGYCEKPGECRCRLGWSGPTCRECQVLPGCMHGTCSKPLECKCLPGWTGILCQTPICAPNCNREHGYCRRPGECRCRMGWMGQECSKCHPYPGCVNGDCRRPWECNCKPGWGGMLCDEKLTYCEQNPNTCQNGGKCTSLIKDDGYFRCECPSGFRGKNCEVMPPLMTSSTTTTVATTSVAEVTTPEDVSQEQEQMTSLRIQMGNVTTQFPGEDYLNEEFSAEEIDNET